A single window of Achromobacter xylosoxidans DNA harbors:
- a CDS encoding ATP-binding protein, protein MAARVPAWRRWPRTLASRLFLVFLVGLVLAHGLSFGLQFYERYQSARSVMLDNLERDVVVALAILNRLPADERAAWLPRLSASNRQYLLGPGDFDRPLQTPAAEAVRDSIQAALGNAYPLAFGTVGDDPKHIQARATLADGQAVTLDIHMSVMPLAMWLPVVLLAQLALLILCAWLAVRLAIRPLTQLAGAADAMSPDRRSPRLAEDGPAEVAQASAAFNAMQDRIAAHLAERMQILGAISHDLQTPITRMKLRSEFMDDSADRDKLAHDLQEVEQLVRDGLAYARSAGAATEPPARIDLDAFLDSLVCDYTDIGKPVTLQGHCPGPWQTRPRALRRILGNLIDNALKFGGAAEVLIGPAEDGHGVSIRVLDRGPGIPEQELQAVLQPFYRLEGSRNRDSGGTGLGLAIARQLADVIDGELRLRNREGGGLEAQVLLRPAA, encoded by the coding sequence ATGGCCGCCCGGGTCCCGGCCTGGCGCCGCTGGCCGCGCACCCTGGCGAGCCGGCTGTTCCTGGTCTTCCTGGTGGGCCTGGTGCTGGCCCACGGATTGTCGTTTGGACTGCAGTTCTACGAGCGCTACCAGTCGGCCAGGAGCGTCATGCTCGACAACCTGGAACGCGACGTGGTGGTCGCGCTGGCGATCCTGAACCGCCTGCCGGCCGACGAGCGCGCCGCCTGGCTGCCGCGACTGAGCGCCAGCAACCGCCAGTACCTGTTGGGACCCGGCGATTTCGACCGGCCGTTGCAGACGCCGGCCGCCGAGGCGGTGCGCGACTCGATCCAGGCGGCGCTGGGCAATGCCTATCCGCTGGCCTTCGGCACGGTCGGCGACGACCCCAAGCACATCCAGGCGCGCGCCACGCTGGCCGACGGCCAAGCGGTCACGCTCGACATCCACATGAGCGTGATGCCGCTGGCGATGTGGCTGCCGGTGGTGCTGCTGGCGCAGCTGGCGCTGCTGATCCTGTGCGCGTGGCTGGCGGTGCGGCTGGCGATCCGGCCGCTGACGCAGCTGGCCGGCGCGGCCGATGCGATGAGCCCCGATCGCCGCAGCCCGCGGCTGGCCGAGGACGGGCCGGCCGAAGTGGCGCAGGCCTCGGCGGCATTCAATGCCATGCAGGACCGCATCGCCGCGCACCTGGCCGAGCGCATGCAGATCCTGGGCGCGATTTCGCACGACCTGCAAACGCCGATCACGCGCATGAAGCTGCGTTCGGAATTCATGGACGATTCGGCCGACCGCGACAAGCTGGCGCACGACCTGCAGGAAGTCGAGCAGCTGGTGCGCGACGGCCTGGCCTACGCGCGCAGCGCGGGCGCCGCCACCGAGCCGCCCGCGCGCATCGACCTGGACGCGTTCCTGGACAGCCTGGTGTGCGACTACACCGACATCGGCAAGCCGGTGACGCTGCAAGGCCACTGCCCTGGCCCATGGCAGACCCGGCCGCGCGCCTTGCGCCGGATCCTGGGCAACCTGATCGACAACGCGCTGAAATTCGGCGGCGCGGCAGAAGTCCTGATCGGCCCGGCCGAGGACGGCCACGGTGTATCGATTCGCGTGCTGGACCGCGGCCCCGGCATTCCCGAGCAGGAATTGCAGGCGGTGCTGCAACCGTTCTACCGGCTCGAAGGCTCGCGCAACCGCGACAGCGGCGGCACGGGCCTGGGGCTGGCGATCGCGCGGCAACTGGCCGACGTGATCGACGGCGAATTGCGGCTGCGCAATCGCGAGGGCGGCGGGCTGGAGGCGCAGGTGCTGCTGCGGCCCGCCGCCTGA
- a CDS encoding cytochrome c biogenesis CcdA family protein, translating to MTTLIDTPLALAAGMLTVASPCVLPLLPILLGSAVERAGRLRPLCIVLGFVLAFSGLGIALSLLSGAVESAHEAVRSVSVAALALFGLARIWPRPYDWLAARLSGPLQGVIGLGARGGSGNAGGFLLGMSLGAVWTPCAGPVLASILILAARAQDLAHSSLLLLVYGLGAGIPMLVIAYGGGFAARRVGAIARHAVRLQRAFGVLLVASAIAIHFQYDVLAYAWISRLFA from the coding sequence ATGACCACCCTCATCGACACCCCGCTCGCCCTGGCCGCCGGCATGCTGACGGTAGCCTCGCCCTGCGTATTGCCGCTGCTGCCGATCCTGCTGGGCAGCGCGGTCGAGCGCGCCGGGCGCCTGCGGCCGCTGTGCATCGTGCTGGGCTTCGTGCTGGCGTTCTCCGGGCTGGGTATCGCGCTCAGCCTGCTGTCGGGCGCGGTGGAATCGGCCCATGAGGCGGTGCGCTCGGTGTCCGTGGCGGCGCTGGCGCTGTTCGGCCTGGCGCGCATCTGGCCGCGGCCGTACGACTGGCTGGCGGCGCGGCTGAGCGGCCCGCTGCAGGGTGTGATCGGCCTGGGCGCCCGGGGCGGTTCGGGCAATGCCGGCGGCTTCCTGCTGGGCATGTCGCTGGGCGCGGTCTGGACGCCCTGCGCCGGGCCGGTGCTGGCATCGATCCTGATCCTGGCGGCGCGCGCCCAGGACCTGGCCCATTCCAGCCTGCTGTTGCTGGTCTACGGGCTGGGCGCCGGCATCCCGATGCTGGTCATTGCCTACGGCGGCGGCTTCGCGGCCCGCCGGGTCGGCGCCATCGCCCGCCACGCCGTGCGCCTGCAGCGCGCCTTCGGCGTGTTGCTGGTGGCGTCGGCCATCGCCATCCATTTCCAGTACGACGTGCTGGCCTATGCCTGGATCAGCCGCCTGTTCGCGTGA
- a CDS encoding Bug family tripartite tricarboxylate transporter substrate binding protein, whose amino-acid sequence MPFRLIRALAGAAALAFAAQAGAQATDWPQHPVRIVVPFQAGSATDLISRQLGAALSTELGQPFVVEARPGAAAAIGSASVARSAADGYTLLMGGPAAIVTNRFLQKRLAYDPDKFELVSMVAYTPNILLANPQQPFKTLPEMIAYARANPGKLTYASFGTGTTSHMAGEMLKSVAGIDILHVPYKGAGEAIPALLSGQVSMYFDTIMTGLPQVKSGALLALGMSNSQRSSLAPDIPTIAEQGYAGYDIAPWYGLVAPEGTPAPILDKLNRAVNKVLADPALRGKLAEAGAEPRGGSREEFAAFIKAEIPRTKQLIDQAGITPQ is encoded by the coding sequence ATGCCTTTCCGTCTCATCCGCGCCCTGGCGGGCGCCGCCGCGCTGGCCTTCGCCGCCCAGGCCGGCGCCCAGGCCACCGACTGGCCGCAGCATCCGGTGCGCATCGTGGTGCCGTTCCAGGCCGGCTCGGCCACCGACCTGATTTCGCGCCAGCTGGGCGCGGCGCTGTCGACCGAACTGGGCCAGCCCTTCGTGGTGGAGGCCCGCCCGGGCGCCGCCGCCGCGATCGGCAGCGCCTCGGTGGCGCGCTCGGCGGCCGACGGCTACACACTGCTGATGGGCGGCCCGGCCGCCATCGTCACCAACCGCTTCCTGCAGAAGCGCCTGGCCTACGATCCGGACAAGTTCGAGCTGGTGTCGATGGTGGCCTACACGCCCAACATCCTGCTGGCCAATCCGCAGCAGCCGTTCAAGACCCTGCCCGAGATGATCGCGTATGCCCGCGCCAATCCGGGCAAGTTGACCTACGCCTCGTTCGGCACCGGCACCACCTCGCACATGGCGGGGGAAATGCTCAAGTCGGTGGCCGGCATCGACATCCTGCACGTGCCCTACAAGGGCGCCGGCGAAGCCATTCCGGCGCTGCTGAGCGGCCAGGTCTCGATGTACTTCGACACCATCATGACCGGCCTGCCGCAGGTCAAGAGCGGCGCGCTGCTGGCGCTGGGCATGTCCAATTCGCAGCGCTCGTCGCTGGCGCCGGACATCCCGACCATCGCCGAGCAGGGCTACGCCGGCTACGACATCGCGCCGTGGTACGGGCTGGTGGCGCCGGAAGGCACGCCCGCGCCGATCCTGGACAAGCTCAACCGCGCCGTCAACAAGGTGCTTGCGGATCCCGCGTTGCGCGGTAAGCTGGCCGAAGCCGGCGCCGAGCCGCGTGGCGGCAGCCGCGAGGAATTCGCCGCCTTCATCAAGGCCGAGATCCCGCGCACCAAGCAGTTGATCGACCAGGCCGGCATCACCCCGCAGTAA
- a CDS encoding arsenic transporter — translation MPASHASLALWGISALAIVGILLRPWKLPEYVWAGGAALLLTATGLIPWQAALGAVGKGLDVYLFLIGMMVLAELARQQGLFDWLAMVAARHARGSARRLFDLVFLVGILVTVFLSNDATAVVLTPAVYAAARAAGARPLPYLFICAFIANAASFVLPISNPANLVVYGSQMPPLLDWLQRFTLPSLAAIGLTYLALRYSQREALRQPLRADIVPQPLGSGARLTGIGILLTALVLMAASALHADLGLPTFIAGLATAGFIHLRQRLNPLPVLRHVAWGVLPMVAGLFVLVEGLALSGAIDALARALLRLASDSAGGALWGAGIVAALASNVINNLPAGLIAGSVGQIADLPAQTAGALLIGVDLGPNLSITGSLATLLWLIAVRREGQHVGALRFLKLGAWVMPPALLGALLMLALAGG, via the coding sequence ATGCCAGCCTCCCACGCCTCCCTCGCCCTCTGGGGTATTTCCGCCCTGGCGATCGTCGGCATCCTGCTGCGCCCCTGGAAGTTGCCCGAATACGTCTGGGCCGGCGGCGCCGCCCTGCTACTGACGGCGACCGGGCTGATCCCCTGGCAGGCAGCGCTGGGCGCGGTCGGCAAGGGGCTGGACGTCTACCTGTTCCTGATCGGCATGATGGTGCTGGCCGAGCTGGCGCGCCAGCAGGGGCTGTTCGACTGGCTGGCGATGGTGGCGGCGCGCCATGCGCGCGGGTCGGCGCGGCGGCTGTTCGACCTGGTGTTCCTGGTGGGCATCCTGGTCACCGTATTCCTGTCGAACGACGCCACCGCCGTGGTGCTGACGCCGGCGGTGTACGCCGCGGCGCGGGCCGCCGGCGCGCGGCCGCTGCCGTATCTGTTCATCTGCGCCTTCATCGCCAACGCCGCCAGCTTCGTGCTGCCGATCTCCAATCCCGCCAACCTGGTGGTGTACGGCAGCCAGATGCCGCCGCTGCTGGACTGGCTGCAACGCTTCACGCTGCCGTCGCTGGCGGCCATCGGCCTGACCTACCTGGCGCTGCGCTACAGCCAGCGCGAGGCGCTGCGCCAGCCATTGCGGGCGGACATCGTGCCGCAGCCGCTGGGCAGCGGCGCGCGCCTGACCGGCATCGGCATCCTGCTGACCGCGCTGGTGCTGATGGCGGCCTCGGCATTGCATGCCGACCTGGGGTTGCCCACCTTCATTGCCGGCCTGGCCACCGCCGGTTTCATCCACCTGCGGCAGCGGCTCAATCCGCTGCCGGTGCTGCGCCACGTGGCCTGGGGCGTGCTGCCGATGGTGGCCGGCCTGTTCGTGCTGGTCGAGGGCCTGGCGCTCAGCGGCGCCATCGACGCCCTGGCGCGGGCGCTACTGCGGCTGGCGAGCGACTCGGCCGGCGGCGCGCTGTGGGGCGCCGGCATCGTCGCGGCGCTGGCCAGCAACGTCATCAATAACCTGCCGGCCGGACTGATCGCCGGGTCGGTCGGCCAGATCGCCGACCTGCCGGCGCAGACCGCCGGCGCCTTGCTGATCGGCGTGGACCTGGGCCCCAACCTGTCGATCACCGGTTCGCTGGCGACGCTGCTGTGGCTGATCGCGGTGCGGCGCGAGGGCCAGCACGTGGGCGCGCTGCGCTTCCTGAAACTGGGCGCCTGGGTGATGCCGCCGGCGCTGCTGGGCGCGCTGCTGATGCTGGCGCTGGCCGGCGGCTGA
- a CDS encoding GntR family transcriptional regulator, producing the protein MLQYQKTAVSAEEEAYQHLQREIRLGNYPPGHRLVPEVIASEIGTSRMPVRGALRRLASEGLVEIRANRGAVVRGLNQQEMREVFEMRSVLEGLAVRNAVRHMSAEHVRRLSGMLDQLEQGLGDYLDWTSAHRDFHEYLCSFCQQPRLLRQISELHSVVEPYMRLWAAQPGRVLRVRESHQELIDALLTGDPDRCEAAMRQHVLNTVPALQAFLEQGG; encoded by the coding sequence ATGCTGCAGTATCAGAAGACAGCCGTCAGCGCCGAAGAAGAGGCCTACCAGCACCTGCAGCGCGAAATCCGGCTGGGCAACTATCCGCCCGGCCACCGCCTGGTGCCCGAAGTCATCGCCAGCGAAATCGGCACCAGCCGCATGCCGGTGCGCGGCGCGCTGCGCCGCCTGGCGTCCGAAGGCCTGGTCGAGATCCGCGCCAACCGCGGCGCCGTGGTGCGCGGCCTGAACCAGCAGGAAATGCGCGAAGTCTTCGAAATGCGCTCCGTGCTCGAAGGGCTGGCCGTGCGCAATGCCGTGCGCCACATGAGCGCCGAGCACGTCCGCCGCCTGTCCGGCATGCTCGACCAGTTGGAGCAGGGCCTGGGCGACTACCTGGACTGGACCAGCGCCCACCGCGACTTCCACGAATACCTCTGTAGTTTCTGCCAGCAGCCGCGCCTGTTGCGGCAGATCTCCGAACTGCACTCGGTGGTCGAGCCCTACATGCGCCTGTGGGCCGCCCAGCCCGGCCGCGTGTTGCGGGTGCGCGAATCGCACCAGGAGCTGATAGACGCGCTGCTCACCGGCGACCCCGATCGCTGCGAAGCCGCAATGCGCCAGCATGTGCTGAACACCGTGCCGGCGTTGCAGGCGTTCCTGGAGCAGGGCGGCTGA
- a CDS encoding thioredoxin family protein: MPSIRLSARRALVSVKLAVAGLLLGTAAHAAAPAPVPAPEFTGIQTWLNSEPRTLASLRGKVVLVDFWTYTCINCINTLPYVKQWHQKYKDQGLVVVGVHTPEFPFERTTKNVADAIKRFGIEYPVAQDNDYKTWDAYRNQYWPAFYLIDKGGNIVYRHFGEGRYAETEAEIQRLLAQPQS, from the coding sequence ATGCCATCCATCCGCCTTTCCGCCCGCCGGGCCCTCGTTTCCGTCAAGCTCGCCGTGGCTGGCCTGTTGCTGGGGACCGCGGCGCATGCCGCCGCCCCGGCGCCGGTTCCCGCGCCGGAATTCACCGGCATCCAGACCTGGCTCAACAGCGAGCCGCGCACCCTGGCCAGCCTGCGAGGCAAGGTGGTGCTGGTGGATTTCTGGACCTACACCTGCATCAACTGCATCAACACGCTGCCGTACGTGAAGCAGTGGCACCAGAAGTACAAGGACCAGGGCCTGGTGGTGGTGGGCGTGCACACGCCGGAATTCCCTTTCGAGCGCACAACGAAGAATGTGGCGGACGCCATCAAGCGCTTCGGCATCGAATACCCGGTGGCGCAGGACAACGACTACAAGACCTGGGACGCCTACCGCAACCAGTACTGGCCGGCGTTCTACCTGATCGACAAGGGGGGCAACATCGTCTATCGCCATTTTGGCGAGGGGCGCTACGCCGAGACCGAGGCCGAGATCCAGCGCCTGCTGGCCCAGCCCCAGTCCTGA
- a CDS encoding trypsin-like peptidase domain-containing protein has product MNRILSAAALAAALATSLTAPSHALAALPMAVDGQPLPSLAPMLERVTPAVVNISAQGDGAPASAFGQAGGGGRQSIGSGVIVDAAQGNILTNHHVVRGATSIRVSLQDGRSFTATVVGSDPDTDLAVLRIPPDKLQALTLSDSSDLRVGDFVVAIGDPYGLGQSASSGIVSALERSSLRAAGYQNFIQTDASINPGNSGGALVNLNGELVGINTMIYTPSGGNVGIGFAIPSNLAGEVMRQLLQHGQVQRGGLGLDTIDITPRNARQLGMAPNATGVVVARVADGSPAQQAGVQARDLVVALDGKPIGTSAQLRNAEGLLPVGKQVRLTLSRGGQRSEVTLRIEPERNERLHGGSLDARLNGVEFTEIGRAQRLKGNDGVAVSATYPERGPVAARMQRGDIVIGVNQRPVSRLADLRGLLSGAAPGQPLLLTLVRGQAMYTLQVN; this is encoded by the coding sequence ATGAACCGCATCCTGTCCGCCGCGGCGCTGGCCGCCGCCCTGGCGACCTCGCTCACCGCCCCGTCCCACGCGCTGGCCGCGCTGCCCATGGCCGTGGACGGCCAGCCCCTGCCCTCGCTGGCGCCCATGCTCGAACGCGTGACGCCAGCGGTGGTCAACATTTCCGCCCAGGGCGATGGCGCGCCGGCGTCGGCCTTCGGCCAGGCCGGTGGCGGCGGGCGCCAGAGCATCGGCTCGGGCGTGATCGTCGACGCGGCCCAGGGCAATATCCTGACCAATCACCACGTGGTGCGCGGCGCCACGTCCATCCGCGTGTCGTTGCAGGACGGCCGCAGCTTCACCGCCACCGTGGTCGGCAGCGATCCGGACACCGACCTGGCGGTGCTGCGCATTCCGCCCGACAAGCTGCAGGCCCTGACGCTGTCCGACTCGAGCGACCTGCGGGTGGGCGATTTCGTGGTCGCCATCGGCGATCCCTACGGCCTGGGCCAGTCGGCCTCGTCCGGCATCGTGTCGGCGCTGGAACGCTCCAGCCTGCGCGCGGCCGGCTACCAGAACTTCATCCAGACCGACGCCTCCATCAACCCGGGCAACTCGGGCGGCGCGCTGGTCAACCTGAACGGCGAACTGGTCGGCATCAATACCATGATCTACACGCCATCGGGCGGCAATGTCGGCATCGGCTTCGCGATTCCGTCGAACCTGGCGGGCGAGGTCATGCGCCAGTTGCTGCAGCACGGCCAGGTGCAGCGCGGCGGCCTGGGGCTGGACACCATCGACATCACGCCGCGCAACGCGCGCCAATTGGGCATGGCGCCCAACGCCACCGGCGTGGTGGTGGCGCGGGTGGCGGACGGTTCACCGGCGCAACAGGCCGGCGTGCAGGCGCGCGACCTGGTCGTGGCGCTGGACGGCAAGCCGATCGGCACCAGCGCCCAGCTGCGCAATGCCGAGGGCCTGCTGCCCGTGGGCAAGCAGGTGCGGCTGACGCTGTCGCGCGGCGGCCAGCGCTCGGAAGTGACGCTGCGCATCGAGCCGGAGCGCAACGAGCGGCTGCACGGCGGTTCGCTGGATGCGCGCCTGAATGGCGTGGAGTTCACCGAGATCGGCCGCGCGCAGCGCCTGAAGGGCAACGATGGCGTGGCGGTCAGCGCCACTTATCCCGAGCGCGGGCCGGTGGCGGCGCGGATGCAGCGCGGCGACATCGTCATCGGCGTCAACCAGCGCCCGGTGAGCCGGCTGGCCGACCTGCGCGGCCTGCTGAGCGGCGCGGCGCCGGGGCAACCGCTACTGCTGACGCTGGTGCGCGGACAGGCGATGTACACACTGCAGGTCAACTAG
- a CDS encoding response regulator: MDNPDHILIVDDDREIRELAGNFLKKNGLNVTLAADGRQMRNLLETLTVDLIVLDIMMPGDDGLVLCRELRAGKHRRTPILLLTARDEDMDRVLGLEMGADDYLVKPFVARELLARIKAILRRTRMLPPNFQVTEPGRAVRFGAWTLDTTARHLLDAEGTIVSLSGAEYRLLRVFLDHPQRVLNRDQLLNLTQGRDADFFGRSIDLLVSRLRQRLREDAREPMYIKTVRSEGYVFAAQVDVSEAT; this comes from the coding sequence ATGGACAATCCAGACCACATCCTGATCGTCGACGACGACCGCGAGATCCGCGAGCTGGCCGGCAACTTCCTCAAGAAGAACGGCCTGAACGTCACGCTGGCGGCCGATGGCCGGCAGATGCGCAACCTGCTCGAAACGCTGACCGTCGACCTGATCGTGCTGGACATCATGATGCCCGGCGACGACGGCCTGGTGCTGTGCCGCGAGCTGCGCGCCGGCAAGCACCGCCGCACCCCGATCCTGCTGCTGACCGCGCGCGACGAGGACATGGATCGCGTGCTGGGGCTGGAGATGGGCGCCGACGACTACCTGGTCAAGCCCTTCGTGGCGCGCGAGCTGCTGGCGCGGATCAAGGCGATCCTGCGCCGCACCCGCATGCTGCCGCCCAACTTCCAGGTCACCGAGCCCGGCCGCGCCGTGCGGTTCGGCGCCTGGACGCTGGACACCACCGCGCGCCACCTGCTGGATGCCGAAGGCACGATCGTGTCGCTGAGCGGCGCCGAATACCGATTGCTGCGGGTCTTCCTGGACCATCCGCAGCGGGTGCTGAACCGCGACCAGCTGCTGAACCTGACGCAGGGGCGCGACGCCGATTTCTTCGGCCGCTCGATCGACCTGCTGGTCAGCCGCCTGCGCCAGCGGCTGCGCGAGGACGCGCGCGAGCCGATGTATATCAAGACGGTGCGCAGCGAAGGCTATGTATTCGCCGCGCAGGTCGACGTGTCCGAGGCCACGTAG
- the ggt gene encoding gamma-glutamyltransferase → MSSPFDWSFPYASRKMPVLAANAVATSQPLAAQAGLRMLLAGGNAVDSAIATAIALTVVEPVMNGIGGDMFALVWHEGRLHGLNSSGCAPAAWTPEYFAGRDAMPGTGWGTVTVPGQVAGWKALSERFGKLPFAKLFEPAIAYAEEGFAVSPTIARQWATQAPKLAQEPGFAEAFLPQGRAPRAGEWWRFPAQARTLRDIAESGGDSFYRGALAGRIVDFAARTGGTLGAADLAEHRPEWVTPISQSFRGYELHEIPPNGQGISALMALGMLEQFDLEAMGRDSADYYHVSIEAMKLAFADLHHHVADPRHMRTDARALLDRAYLAERARLISMDRAAVPVAGTPASGGTVYLTAADAGGTMVSFIQSNYHGFGSGVVVPDTGISLHNRGLNFVLTPGHANQVAPRKKPMHTIIPAFVTRGGEPVMSFGVMGGSMQAQGHLQMVTRLAAFGQNPQAMSDAPRFRVEKGPVVNVEAHLPADVVEALRQRGHNVAVAPADSLEFGSAQLICRLPQGGYVAASDSRRDGQAVGF, encoded by the coding sequence ATGTCCTCCCCCTTCGATTGGTCTTTTCCGTACGCTTCCCGAAAAATGCCGGTGCTGGCCGCCAACGCGGTGGCAACCAGCCAGCCGCTGGCGGCCCAGGCCGGGCTGCGCATGCTGCTGGCGGGCGGCAATGCCGTGGACAGCGCCATCGCCACCGCCATCGCGCTGACCGTGGTCGAACCCGTGATGAACGGCATCGGCGGCGACATGTTCGCGCTGGTCTGGCACGAAGGGCGGTTGCATGGCCTGAACTCCAGCGGCTGCGCGCCGGCGGCATGGACGCCGGAGTATTTCGCCGGCCGCGACGCCATGCCTGGCACCGGCTGGGGCACGGTGACCGTGCCCGGCCAGGTGGCGGGCTGGAAGGCGCTGTCCGAACGCTTCGGCAAGCTGCCCTTCGCCAAGCTGTTCGAACCGGCGATCGCCTATGCCGAGGAAGGCTTCGCGGTCAGCCCGACGATTGCGCGCCAATGGGCCACGCAGGCGCCCAAGCTGGCGCAGGAACCGGGCTTTGCCGAGGCGTTCCTGCCGCAAGGCCGGGCGCCGCGGGCGGGCGAATGGTGGCGCTTTCCGGCGCAGGCGCGCACCTTGCGCGACATCGCCGAAAGCGGGGGCGACAGCTTCTACCGCGGCGCGCTGGCCGGCAGGATCGTCGACTTCGCGGCGCGCACCGGCGGCACCCTGGGCGCGGCCGACCTGGCCGAACACCGCCCCGAGTGGGTGACGCCGATCTCGCAGTCGTTCCGCGGCTACGAACTGCACGAAATCCCGCCCAACGGCCAGGGCATCTCGGCGCTGATGGCGCTGGGCATGCTGGAGCAGTTCGACCTGGAAGCGATGGGCCGCGACAGCGCCGATTACTACCACGTCAGCATCGAGGCCATGAAGCTGGCCTTTGCCGACCTGCATCACCACGTGGCCGATCCGCGCCACATGCGCACCGACGCCCGCGCCCTGCTCGATCGCGCCTACCTGGCCGAGCGCGCGCGCCTGATCTCGATGGACCGCGCCGCCGTGCCGGTGGCCGGCACGCCCGCCAGCGGCGGCACGGTCTACCTGACCGCCGCCGACGCGGGCGGCACCATGGTGTCGTTCATCCAATCCAACTACCACGGCTTCGGTTCCGGGGTGGTGGTGCCGGACACCGGCATCAGCCTGCACAACCGCGGCCTGAACTTCGTGCTGACGCCGGGCCACGCCAACCAGGTGGCGCCGCGCAAGAAGCCCATGCACACCATCATCCCGGCCTTCGTCACCCGCGGCGGCGAGCCGGTGATGTCGTTCGGCGTGATGGGCGGGTCGATGCAGGCGCAAGGCCATCTGCAGATGGTGACGCGCCTGGCGGCCTTCGGCCAGAACCCGCAGGCCATGAGCGATGCGCCGCGTTTCCGGGTCGAGAAGGGGCCGGTGGTGAACGTCGAAGCGCACCTGCCCGCCGACGTGGTCGAGGCGCTGCGCCAGCGCGGCCACAACGTGGCGGTGGCGCCCGCCGACAGCCTGGAATTCGGCTCGGCGCAACTGATCTGCCGCCTGCCGCAGGGCGGCTACGTGGCTGCGTCCGATTCGCGCCGCGACGGCCAGGCGGTCGGCTTCTAG
- a CDS encoding helix-turn-helix domain-containing protein has product MSNILHITNSDSDVLTHVGANLKRLRKAAGLSQGALAEASGISRRMIAGLEAGNSNISLSSLDKLAQALEVGFVDLVSDPARERRRIEARAWRGKRPGSQAMLLGAAPASCEAQLWLWTLAPGETYVAEPDPEGWHEMIYVIEGTLQLELSDVVQQVQANDFAIYSSAQPYSYRNDADAPLRFVRNVLR; this is encoded by the coding sequence TTGAGCAATATACTGCACATTACCAATTCGGACAGCGATGTCCTCACCCACGTGGGGGCCAATCTAAAACGGTTGCGCAAGGCCGCCGGCCTGAGCCAGGGAGCGTTGGCCGAGGCTTCCGGCATCAGCCGCCGCATGATCGCCGGCCTGGAAGCGGGCAACTCCAATATCAGCCTGTCGAGCCTGGACAAGCTGGCGCAGGCGCTGGAGGTTGGGTTCGTCGACCTGGTCAGCGACCCGGCGCGCGAACGGCGCCGCATCGAGGCCCGCGCCTGGCGCGGCAAGCGGCCGGGCAGCCAGGCCATGCTGCTGGGCGCGGCGCCCGCCAGTTGCGAAGCGCAACTCTGGCTCTGGACGCTGGCGCCGGGCGAAACCTACGTGGCCGAACCCGATCCCGAAGGTTGGCACGAGATGATCTACGTCATCGAAGGCACGCTGCAACTGGAACTGTCGGACGTCGTGCAGCAGGTCCAGGCCAACGACTTCGCCATCTATAGCAGCGCGCAGCCGTATTCCTATCGCAATGACGCCGACGCCCCCCTGCGCTTCGTGCGCAATGTGTTGCGGTAG
- a CDS encoding DMT family transporter yields the protein MFALSRQEIALVLVTMLWGSTFLVIHIAMQHSGPLFFVGVRFTLAGVVSMQLFRRHMARLTRREAGAGVAIGCALFLGYYLQTLGLRTITSSQSAFITALYVPIVPLLQWAVLKRPPGLMSWVGVALAFTGLVLLAGPEAGALHFSAGELATLAGAAAIAAEIILIGHFASSVDSRRVTAVQLLTAGLVSFALMPALGEAVPEFSWLWAGGAIGLGLASAVIQLTMNWAQKSVSPTRATVIYAGEPVWGGIVGRLAGERLPGLALVGAALIVAGVLASEVKFKRRGKPAPGRT from the coding sequence ATGTTTGCCTTGTCGCGCCAGGAAATCGCCCTGGTGCTGGTCACCATGCTGTGGGGAAGCACTTTCCTCGTTATCCATATCGCCATGCAGCATAGCGGACCGCTGTTCTTCGTGGGAGTGCGGTTCACCCTGGCGGGAGTCGTGTCGATGCAGCTGTTCCGCCGGCACATGGCACGGCTGACGCGGCGCGAAGCGGGCGCGGGCGTGGCGATCGGCTGCGCGCTGTTCCTCGGTTATTACCTGCAGACCCTCGGCCTGCGCACCATCACCAGCAGCCAGTCGGCCTTCATCACCGCGCTGTACGTGCCGATCGTGCCGCTGCTGCAATGGGCGGTGCTCAAGCGCCCGCCCGGACTGATGAGCTGGGTCGGGGTGGCGCTGGCGTTCACCGGGCTGGTGCTGCTGGCCGGTCCGGAGGCCGGCGCGCTGCATTTCAGCGCGGGCGAACTGGCCACGCTGGCGGGCGCGGCGGCGATTGCGGCCGAGATCATCCTGATCGGCCATTTCGCCAGCTCGGTGGACAGCCGCCGCGTCACGGCGGTGCAGCTGCTGACGGCCGGGCTGGTGTCGTTCGCGCTGATGCCGGCGCTGGGCGAGGCGGTGCCGGAATTTTCATGGCTGTGGGCCGGCGGGGCGATCGGACTTGGCCTGGCCAGCGCGGTGATCCAGCTGACGATGAATTGGGCGCAGAAGTCGGTGTCGCCCACGCGCGCCACGGTGATCTACGCCGGCGAGCCGGTGTGGGGCGGCATCGTCGGCCGGCTGGCCGGGGAGCGCCTGCCCGGCCTGGCGCTGGTGGGCGCGGCGTTGATCGTGGCGGGCGTGCTGGCCAGCGAGGTGAAATTCAAGCGCCGCGGCAAGCCGGCGCCGGGCAGGACCTGA